Proteins encoded within one genomic window of Brachybacterium muris:
- a CDS encoding N-acetylmuramic acid 6-phosphate etherase produces the protein MTQHPTSSDRSEWRSLVSLASPTEERNPRSEGLDTLPATELVDVILAEDATVAAAVQAVSADIARLVEVCVSAIDAGGTVHYVGAGTSGRLGVLDAVELVPTYNATPQMVTAHLAGGDGAMMKAVEGAEDDPEAGAALVAEHCGDHDVVIGLAASGRTPFVGGALRAARDRSLPTALIAANPAAPLAADAELAILLDVGPEVVTGSTRMKAATAQKLTLNALSTATMVRLGTTYSNLMINVRPTNAKLVARTVRMLVQATGADADHAADVLEEAGGELRVALVALLAGAGAVGTGSAHGPVDVAAAREAVGRFPADPSRHGDPAGIRSAVAALQEGEAR, from the coding sequence ATGACCCAGCACCCCACCTCATCCGACCGCTCTGAGTGGCGGTCCCTGGTCTCCCTCGCCTCCCCGACCGAGGAGCGCAACCCCCGCAGCGAAGGCCTGGACACCCTCCCGGCCACGGAACTGGTGGATGTGATCCTCGCGGAGGACGCCACCGTCGCCGCCGCCGTGCAGGCCGTCAGCGCCGACATCGCCCGTCTGGTGGAGGTGTGCGTGAGCGCGATCGACGCCGGCGGCACCGTGCACTACGTGGGCGCGGGCACCTCCGGCCGGCTCGGGGTGCTGGACGCGGTGGAGCTGGTCCCCACCTACAACGCCACCCCTCAGATGGTGACCGCTCACCTCGCCGGTGGCGACGGCGCCATGATGAAGGCCGTCGAAGGTGCCGAGGACGATCCCGAGGCAGGCGCTGCCCTGGTTGCCGAACACTGCGGGGACCACGACGTGGTGATCGGACTGGCCGCCAGCGGACGCACCCCCTTCGTCGGAGGAGCCCTGCGGGCCGCCCGCGACCGGAGCCTGCCCACCGCCCTGATCGCCGCGAACCCCGCCGCCCCGCTCGCGGCCGACGCCGAGCTCGCGATCCTGCTGGACGTGGGCCCCGAGGTGGTCACCGGTTCCACCCGCATGAAGGCCGCCACCGCGCAGAAGCTCACGCTGAACGCGCTGTCCACCGCCACCATGGTGCGCCTGGGCACCACCTACTCCAATCTGATGATCAACGTGCGCCCCACCAACGCCAAGCTGGTGGCACGCACGGTGCGGATGCTGGTGCAGGCCACCGGGGCCGACGCCGACCACGCCGCCGACGTGCTGGAGGAAGCCGGCGGTGAGCTGCGGGTGGCCCTGGTGGCGCTGCTGGCCGGAGCCGGTGCGGTGGGCACCGGCAGTGCCCATGGGCCGGTCGACGTCGCCGCCGCCCGCGAGGCCGTCGGCCGTTTCCCCGCCGATCCCTCGCGTCACGGCGACCCCGCCGGGATTCGCTCCGCCGTCGCCGCCCTCCAGGAAGGCGAGGCCCGGTGA
- a CDS encoding anhydro-N-acetylmuramic acid kinase: MMSGTSLDAIDVALIELSRDQDDPATVQGRILHHGEHPWPAQLRRDLLAVLPPATSDVGTWCRLHAQVGDAFANAARAALSDAAGPTGTTGVEGPAVGGPADLICTHGQTLYHWVQDGRAHGTLQIGDASRIAAATGLPVLFDVRSADVARGGHGAPLVPVLDQLVFGELPTAVINIGGIANVSCVGAGDVIAGDIGPGNALIDAAVLRGTDGEQTCDLDGHLARAGRVDQELLDLLLAEPFYAAPMPRSTGREHFDAAYVDRLVAQHGPAPATGRRLPDLPDLSDLVATLTELTALTIARAVQDLGAQRVVLSGGGIHNPVLRQRLDTLLQGSEILDPESAGIPADAKEAVLMALIGWLSAEQVPAVSARADGTAVTGATAPTVLGSLTPAGALPPAQHPGRPVHRLRFTPTHTPLPSMTQETP; the protein is encoded by the coding sequence ATGATGTCCGGCACCAGCCTGGACGCGATCGACGTGGCACTGATCGAGCTCTCACGCGACCAGGACGACCCCGCCACCGTGCAGGGGCGGATCCTCCACCACGGCGAGCATCCCTGGCCTGCACAGCTGCGCAGGGACCTGCTGGCGGTGCTGCCCCCGGCCACGAGCGATGTGGGCACCTGGTGCCGCCTGCACGCGCAGGTGGGCGACGCCTTCGCCAATGCCGCCCGCGCCGCCCTGAGCGACGCAGCAGGCCCCACAGGCACCACCGGCGTGGAGGGCCCCGCCGTGGGAGGCCCCGCCGATCTGATCTGCACCCACGGACAGACCCTCTACCACTGGGTGCAGGACGGCCGCGCCCACGGCACCCTGCAGATCGGGGACGCCTCCCGCATCGCCGCCGCCACCGGGCTGCCGGTGCTGTTCGACGTGCGCTCGGCCGACGTGGCCCGCGGCGGCCATGGCGCCCCGCTGGTGCCGGTCCTGGACCAGCTGGTGTTCGGGGAGCTGCCCACCGCGGTGATCAACATCGGCGGCATCGCCAACGTGTCCTGCGTGGGTGCGGGCGACGTGATCGCGGGGGACATCGGCCCAGGCAATGCCCTGATCGACGCCGCCGTGCTGCGTGGCACCGACGGCGAGCAGACCTGCGACCTCGACGGGCACCTGGCGCGTGCCGGCCGCGTGGACCAGGAACTGCTGGACCTGCTGCTGGCCGAGCCCTTCTACGCCGCCCCCATGCCGCGCTCCACCGGCCGCGAGCACTTCGACGCCGCCTATGTGGACCGCCTCGTCGCCCAGCACGGTCCCGCACCGGCCACGGGGCGCCGCTTACCCGACCTCCCCGACCTCTCTGATCTTGTCGCCACACTCACCGAGCTGACCGCCCTCACCATCGCCCGCGCCGTGCAGGACCTCGGTGCCCAGCGCGTGGTGCTCTCCGGCGGAGGCATCCACAACCCTGTCCTGCGCCAGCGCCTCGACACTCTGCTCCAGGGCTCCGAAATACTGGACCCCGAGAGCGCCGGCATCCCCGCCGACGCCAAGGAGGCGGTACTGATGGCACTGATCGGCTGGCTCAGCGCCGAGCAGGTCCCCGCCGTGTCGGCCCGGGCCGACGGCACCGCCGTCACCGGTGCCACCGCCCCCACCGTGCTCGGCTCCCTCACCCCTGCCGGAGCACTCCCGCCGGCGCAGCACCCCGGCCGCCCCGTGCACCGCCTCCGGTTCACCCCGACCCACACCCCTCTCCCCTCGATGACGCAGGAGACCCCATGA
- a CDS encoding glycoside hydrolase family 3 N-terminal domain-containing protein, with amino-acid sequence MSTGADGENGDGSGMDDAGWDPDALGVLLAPFTGTEVPTFLEGPLRAGLGGVILFGHNTPDAATCARLSRDLHAIEPDVLVAVDEEGGDVTRLQDSTGSSLPTAWALGEIDDVGLTRRVGRALGDVLAACDVDLDLAPVLDVSTDPANPVIGTRAYGDEPGLVTRHARAMAGGIRDAGVGVCGKHFPGHGATHVDSHTALPTITLGREQFEREHLEPWHLAPWMDAVMTAHLLVPALGEGPASIASWAREVLDELCGEGGFHGLLITDALDMAAVADTYGYGEAAVRAVEAGAHLLCLGTSIRRDDAEMLREAHDALLAAVDSGRLPRQVLAQRAAEVRQRRGWLRDRRRGLPVPQLPESMEALGRVGAEAATRAVRGRNAEGVLTGGPVMIADARRRRDHASGTRRSLLAGVLAEQGIDAQEIHYPADITRPDASALILTRLPRADPEEQQQLVELLRLRPDAIVVHTGVPDAATPHSRYVLAHGAGRASMAAAAALLLGRTSSNGHYQGRPSR; translated from the coding sequence ATGAGCACGGGGGCCGACGGCGAGAACGGCGACGGGTCCGGCATGGACGACGCCGGCTGGGATCCTGACGCCCTCGGCGTGCTGCTGGCCCCTTTCACCGGAACCGAGGTCCCCACGTTCCTCGAGGGGCCTCTGCGGGCGGGCCTGGGCGGTGTGATCCTGTTCGGCCACAACACCCCGGACGCCGCCACCTGCGCGCGCCTGTCCCGTGACCTGCACGCCATCGAGCCCGATGTGCTGGTGGCGGTGGACGAGGAGGGCGGGGACGTGACCCGCCTGCAGGACTCCACGGGTTCCTCCCTGCCCACCGCCTGGGCCCTCGGCGAGATCGACGACGTGGGCCTGACCCGCCGCGTGGGCCGGGCGCTCGGCGACGTGCTGGCCGCCTGTGACGTGGACCTGGACCTGGCCCCGGTGCTGGACGTGTCCACCGACCCCGCCAACCCCGTGATCGGCACCCGCGCCTACGGGGACGAGCCGGGCCTGGTGACCCGCCATGCCCGCGCCATGGCCGGCGGGATCCGTGACGCGGGGGTGGGCGTGTGCGGCAAGCACTTCCCCGGCCACGGCGCCACCCACGTGGACTCCCACACGGCGCTGCCCACCATCACCCTCGGGCGGGAGCAGTTCGAGCGCGAGCACCTCGAGCCCTGGCACCTGGCCCCCTGGATGGACGCGGTGATGACCGCCCACCTGCTGGTCCCCGCCCTGGGGGAGGGGCCGGCCAGCATCGCCTCCTGGGCCCGCGAGGTGCTGGACGAGCTGTGCGGTGAGGGAGGCTTCCACGGCCTGCTGATCACCGACGCCCTGGACATGGCCGCCGTGGCCGACACCTACGGGTACGGCGAGGCAGCGGTGCGGGCCGTCGAGGCCGGTGCCCACCTGCTGTGCCTGGGCACCTCGATTCGCCGTGACGACGCCGAGATGCTGCGCGAGGCCCACGACGCCCTGCTCGCCGCCGTGGACTCCGGGCGCCTCCCGCGCCAGGTGCTGGCCCAGCGAGCCGCCGAGGTGCGGCAGCGCCGCGGCTGGCTTCGCGACCGCCGGCGGGGCCTGCCCGTCCCGCAGCTGCCCGAGTCGATGGAGGCCCTGGGCCGGGTGGGGGCCGAGGCCGCCACCCGCGCCGTGCGGGGACGGAACGCCGAGGGCGTCCTCACCGGCGGCCCCGTGATGATCGCCGATGCCCGTCGGCGCCGCGACCATGCCTCCGGCACCCGTCGGAGCCTGCTGGCAGGGGTGCTCGCCGAGCAGGGCATCGACGCTCAGGAGATCCACTACCCGGCCGACATCACCCGCCCTGACGCCTCCGCCCTGATCCTCACCCGCCTGCCGCGTGCCGATCCTGAGGAGCAGCAGCAGCTGGTCGAGCTGCTGCGACTGAGGCCCGACGCGATCGTGGTCCACACCGGCGTGCCCGACGCCGCGACCCCGCACTCGCGGTACGTACTGGCCCACGGCGCGGGCCGCGCCTCCATGGCGGCGGCCGCCGCACTGCTGCTGGGCCGCACCTCGTCGAACGGTCACTACCAGGGGAGGCCGTCGCGGTGA
- a CDS encoding ABC transporter permease subunit, whose translation MSTPASPAAASAPMAVDVPGADADTRPASSGRRGRSRRPRSARRNRIGVLQALGIALVLFGSLFPFYWMLSTAVDPNPMSRGASLLPGGFTLEHFRYVLVDANFLRYVRISLIVALGTVLASGILALLAAVAVARFRFRLRTVVLVMVLMVQMVPLEALVIPLFLQARNLQMLNSLLGLVIVYLAFSLPFAIWNLRGFVAAVPKELEEAAYIDGANWFRMLWSVLLPLVAPGLVATSVFSFIAAWNEFIFALTFMQDSSKYTVGVGLRAFFTQNTADWGSIMAASTIIAMPVVIFFVLVQRNLASGLTSGAVKG comes from the coding sequence GTGAGCACCCCAGCGTCCCCCGCCGCCGCATCCGCCCCGATGGCCGTCGACGTGCCCGGGGCCGATGCCGATACCCGGCCGGCCTCCTCGGGACGGCGCGGCCGGTCCCGTCGGCCCCGCAGCGCCCGCCGCAACCGCATCGGCGTGCTGCAGGCCCTCGGCATCGCCCTGGTGCTGTTCGGCTCCCTGTTCCCCTTCTACTGGATGCTCTCCACCGCGGTGGACCCCAACCCCATGTCCCGCGGCGCCTCCCTGCTGCCGGGTGGGTTCACCCTCGAGCACTTCCGCTACGTGCTGGTGGACGCCAACTTCCTGCGCTATGTGCGGATATCCCTGATCGTGGCACTGGGCACCGTGCTGGCCAGCGGCATCCTGGCGCTGCTGGCCGCCGTGGCCGTGGCCCGGTTCCGCTTCCGGCTGCGCACCGTGGTGCTGGTGATGGTGCTGATGGTGCAGATGGTGCCGCTGGAGGCACTGGTGATCCCGCTGTTCCTCCAGGCCCGCAACCTGCAGATGCTGAACTCCCTGCTGGGCCTGGTGATCGTGTACCTGGCGTTCTCGCTGCCGTTCGCGATCTGGAACCTGCGCGGCTTCGTCGCGGCCGTGCCCAAGGAACTGGAGGAGGCCGCCTACATCGACGGCGCGAACTGGTTCCGCATGCTCTGGTCCGTGCTGCTGCCCCTGGTGGCGCCGGGACTGGTGGCCACCTCGGTGTTCTCCTTCATCGCCGCGTGGAACGAGTTCATCTTCGCCCTCACCTTCATGCAGGACTCCTCGAAGTACACCGTGGGCGTGGGGCTGCGCGCCTTCTTCACCCAGAACACCGCCGACTGGGGATCGATCATGGCCGCCTCGACCATCATCGCGATGCCCGTGGTGATCTTCTTCGTGCTGGTGCAGCGCAACCTCGCCTCCGGCCTCACCTCGGGAGCGGTGAAGGGATGA
- a CDS encoding carbohydrate ABC transporter permease yields MTSTATTGRAPVTGPSRTIPRGRRIRRAGAPWLLLAPALVVLAVLLLWPLARVLNLSLQDFELRNLIRGESNYIGFDNYVQVLTDPFLWGTVLPNTVGFAVVCVVLTMVVGTAVALFLNTLTPVWRSLCTTAIMVAWAVPALTNTYVFVWLFDPRAGLVANLLGELGLFEPGSVNWFADRLSFYAIATINVVYHGFPFIAVTVLAGLMTVPKELYEAAEMDGAGAVRRFTSITVPALRPIFAVCIILSTIWDFKVFTQIYLMPGGDGTNRDVMNLGVWSYTESFSQGEYGMGSTIAVLLTLLLLAITVVYLRFLMKEDEL; encoded by the coding sequence ATGACCTCCACCGCCACCACGGGACGGGCCCCGGTGACGGGGCCCTCCCGGACCATCCCCCGCGGCCGTCGGATCCGACGCGCAGGTGCACCGTGGCTGCTGCTGGCCCCCGCGCTGGTGGTGCTCGCGGTGCTGCTGCTGTGGCCCCTGGCCCGGGTGCTGAACCTGTCGCTGCAGGACTTCGAGCTGCGCAACCTGATCCGTGGCGAGTCGAACTACATCGGGTTCGACAACTACGTCCAGGTGCTCACCGATCCGTTCCTGTGGGGCACCGTGCTGCCCAACACCGTCGGCTTCGCGGTGGTGTGCGTGGTGCTCACGATGGTCGTGGGGACGGCGGTGGCCCTGTTCCTGAACACCCTCACCCCGGTGTGGCGCAGCCTGTGCACCACCGCGATCATGGTGGCGTGGGCGGTGCCGGCGCTGACCAACACGTACGTGTTCGTGTGGCTGTTCGACCCGCGTGCGGGACTGGTGGCGAACCTGCTGGGGGAGCTGGGGCTGTTCGAGCCCGGTTCGGTCAACTGGTTCGCCGACCGGCTCTCCTTCTACGCGATCGCCACCATCAACGTGGTCTACCACGGCTTCCCGTTCATCGCGGTGACCGTGCTGGCGGGCCTGATGACCGTGCCCAAGGAGCTGTACGAGGCGGCCGAGATGGACGGCGCCGGTGCCGTGCGCCGCTTCACCAGCATCACCGTGCCGGCCCTGCGACCCATCTTCGCGGTGTGCATCATCCTGTCGACGATCTGGGACTTCAAGGTGTTCACGCAGATCTACCTGATGCCCGGTGGTGACGGCACCAACCGCGACGTGATGAACCTGGGCGTGTGGTCCTACACCGAGTCCTTCTCCCAGGGCGAGTACGGCATGGGCTCGACCATCGCGGTGCTGCTGACCCTGCTGCTGCTGGCGATCACCGTGGTGTACCTGCGCTTCCTGATGAAGGAGGACGAACTGTGA
- a CDS encoding sugar ABC transporter substrate-binding protein gives MIARRRVLAAGAAGSAALTLAACGSGGSGGSGGGDTDPTDTEANADKTVTLWIMQGTNAKTDEYVEALKTAFTEKTGATLDVQVQPWDGAHDKFVTAMSGGTGPDVAEVGTTWTPEFADAGGLSDLTAEIEEAGLGDGLVQGLVESGSLDGMTYGMPWYAGVRSILANKEMLEAAGVAAQPQSWEDLLTMITTIKEQNPDTIPFPVAGASLFSMLPFVWGAGGDIATQEGEQWKATINSPESVEGLTWYTDLALKHDASTAAASTWKETDSLAAFLQGDVAMFITGSWVPATIEQDSPEMFEKLVAYTIPAKDGAVAKSFLGGSHLCRFEDSEEPELAFELIKLMATGEFATRWATETNFFPGEQAALDEVVASGNELTQVFAQQMSEGGTSVPVTPAWGKIEGKKTLPTLLTNVLGGTDAQQAADTAAEEMDQIFQS, from the coding sequence ATGATCGCACGACGACGTGTACTCGCAGCCGGTGCCGCCGGCAGCGCCGCCCTCACCCTGGCCGCCTGCGGCTCCGGTGGATCCGGTGGTTCCGGCGGTGGTGACACCGACCCGACCGACACCGAGGCCAACGCCGACAAGACCGTCACCCTGTGGATCATGCAGGGCACCAACGCCAAGACCGACGAGTACGTCGAGGCGCTGAAGACCGCCTTCACCGAGAAGACCGGCGCCACCCTCGACGTGCAGGTCCAGCCCTGGGACGGCGCCCACGACAAGTTCGTGACCGCCATGAGCGGCGGCACCGGCCCGGACGTGGCCGAGGTGGGCACCACCTGGACCCCCGAGTTCGCCGACGCCGGCGGCCTCTCGGACCTCACCGCCGAGATCGAGGAAGCAGGCCTCGGTGACGGCCTGGTGCAGGGCCTGGTGGAGTCCGGCTCCCTGGACGGCATGACCTACGGCATGCCCTGGTACGCCGGAGTGCGCTCCATCCTCGCCAACAAGGAGATGCTCGAGGCCGCGGGCGTGGCCGCGCAGCCCCAGTCCTGGGAGGACCTGCTCACCATGATCACCACGATCAAGGAGCAGAACCCCGACACCATCCCCTTCCCGGTGGCCGGTGCCAGCCTGTTCTCCATGCTCCCCTTCGTCTGGGGCGCCGGCGGCGACATCGCCACCCAGGAGGGCGAGCAGTGGAAGGCCACCATCAACTCCCCCGAGTCCGTGGAGGGCCTGACCTGGTACACCGACCTGGCCCTGAAGCACGACGCCTCCACCGCCGCCGCCTCCACCTGGAAGGAGACCGACTCCCTGGCCGCCTTCCTGCAGGGTGACGTGGCCATGTTCATCACCGGCTCCTGGGTGCCCGCCACCATCGAGCAGGACTCCCCGGAGATGTTCGAGAAGCTGGTGGCCTACACCATCCCCGCCAAGGACGGCGCCGTGGCGAAGTCCTTCCTGGGCGGCTCCCACCTGTGCCGCTTCGAGGACTCCGAGGAGCCCGAGCTGGCCTTCGAGCTGATCAAGCTGATGGCCACCGGCGAGTTCGCCACCCGCTGGGCCACCGAGACCAACTTCTTCCCCGGTGAGCAGGCGGCACTGGACGAGGTCGTGGCCTCCGGCAACGAGCTCACCCAGGTGTTCGCCCAGCAGATGAGCGAGGGCGGCACCTCGGTGCCGGTCACCCCCGCCTGGGGCAAGATCGAGGGCAAGAAGACCCTGCCCACCCTGCTCACCAATGTGCTCGGCGGCACCGACGCGCAGCAGGCGGCCGACACCGCCGCCGAGGAGATGGACCAGATCTTCCAGTCATGA
- a CDS encoding N-acetylglucosamine kinase: protein MGRPEERPLDTTRALLAADIGGTSSRIEVRTPKGQLLGAATGPGCNLRSSGPDAFTSLAATMREALGAVPGKDVAHAVLAFSGAGPAQHQQVQRATHEAAAPLGIDGSRITVTDDHLVAFLAGGVGDDGILLLAGTGAVTVSYRDRRPIQRRDGMGWLLGDVGSAVWLGRRTVQAVAADLDHRGPRTRLTELVGDMLDLDLRDGLLPPSPTGDTRQDLIRALDSLVPAGSPAGLGRFAPLPGTVLEDPVARDILDTAIRHFCATVRELDPSLELPVVLAGSVLATPGPIREEVTCGFEAEGREHRTVASGLPGAIILAREMAEDDTALGDMAGDDIAEGGTATGVGA from the coding sequence ATGGGACGCCCTGAGGAACGCCCACTCGATACGACTCGCGCCCTGCTGGCGGCCGACATCGGCGGCACCAGCAGCCGCATCGAGGTGCGCACGCCCAAGGGGCAGTTGCTCGGTGCCGCCACCGGCCCCGGCTGCAACCTGCGCTCCAGCGGCCCGGACGCCTTCACCTCCCTGGCCGCGACCATGCGCGAGGCGCTCGGGGCCGTCCCGGGCAAGGACGTGGCCCATGCGGTGCTGGCCTTCTCCGGCGCGGGCCCGGCCCAGCACCAGCAGGTCCAGCGCGCCACCCACGAGGCCGCCGCACCCCTGGGGATCGACGGCTCCCGCATCACCGTGACCGACGACCACCTGGTGGCGTTCCTGGCAGGCGGCGTGGGGGATGACGGGATCCTGCTGCTGGCCGGCACCGGCGCGGTGACCGTCTCCTACCGGGACCGCCGGCCGATCCAGCGGCGCGACGGGATGGGCTGGCTGCTGGGCGACGTCGGCTCGGCGGTATGGCTGGGCCGGCGCACCGTGCAGGCGGTCGCGGCCGACCTCGACCACCGCGGCCCCCGCACCCGCCTCACCGAGCTGGTGGGCGACATGCTGGACCTGGACCTGCGCGACGGGCTGCTGCCCCCCTCCCCCACCGGTGACACCCGGCAGGACCTGATCCGTGCCCTGGACTCCCTGGTCCCGGCGGGCTCCCCCGCGGGGCTGGGCCGCTTCGCGCCACTGCCCGGCACCGTGCTGGAGGACCCGGTAGCCCGCGACATCCTGGACACCGCCATCCGCCACTTCTGCGCCACCGTGCGAGAGCTGGACCCCTCCCTGGAGCTGCCGGTGGTGCTGGCAGGGTCGGTGCTGGCCACCCCCGGCCCGATCCGGGAGGAGGTGACGTGCGGCTTCGAGGCAGAGGGGCGCGAGCACCGCACGGTGGCCTCGGGGCTGCCCGGGGCGATAATCCTGGCCCGCGAGATGGCCGAGGACGACACGGCCCTCGGCGACATGGCCGGGGACGACATAGCAGAGGGCGGTACAGCCACGGGAGTCGGGGCATGA
- a CDS encoding DUF1345 domain-containing protein, with product MLLSLPMGVVTGTALILLFPQTNYLLREQQDDQLFSLLLLVIVFLISYSAAFTVLTFLALHDQPRARLIALARLGHVRRHVAVYRYLIGRSGPIGEVIQLMGTAVVAIVLLALRPPEFAVALLLAITAAALVCAWASTVMTFALEYAAQDARGDAFSFPATPPSERLLEEYLYAAVVIQAAPGPSGVEPISRGARRLVRNHVIIAHTTSTIIITLAVSVVITALT from the coding sequence ATGCTGCTGTCACTGCCCATGGGCGTGGTCACCGGTACTGCGCTGATCCTGCTGTTTCCGCAGACGAACTACCTGCTCCGCGAGCAGCAGGACGATCAGCTCTTCTCACTGCTGCTGCTGGTGATCGTGTTCCTCATCTCCTACAGCGCCGCGTTCACCGTGCTCACCTTCCTGGCGCTGCATGACCAGCCGCGCGCGCGGCTGATCGCCCTGGCCCGACTGGGGCACGTGCGCCGCCACGTAGCGGTGTACAGGTACCTCATCGGCCGCTCCGGGCCGATCGGCGAGGTCATCCAGCTCATGGGCACCGCGGTGGTGGCTATCGTGCTACTGGCCCTGCGGCCACCCGAGTTCGCCGTCGCCCTGCTGCTGGCCATCACGGCCGCGGCCCTGGTGTGCGCCTGGGCGAGCACGGTGATGACCTTCGCGCTGGAGTACGCGGCGCAGGATGCCCGCGGCGACGCCTTCTCCTTCCCGGCCACGCCCCCGTCGGAGCGCCTGCTGGAGGAGTACCTGTACGCGGCGGTGGTGATCCAGGCGGCGCCGGGGCCGTCCGGCGTGGAGCCGATCTCCCGGGGTGCGCGGCGCCTGGTGCGCAACCACGTGATCATCGCCCACACCACCAGCACCATCATCATCACCCTCGCGGTGTCGGTGGTGATCACGGCGCTCACCTAG
- a CDS encoding flavin-containing monooxygenase — MSELHDQVPTREKVLVIGAGPAGLAAAAALKALQVPFDLVDRSAHVGGIWDEDREDSPTWRSMDMVSSRRFTQYEDMIQPVSFPDYLRPEQMGKYLRAYAARYDLTEHFRPGVEVRSARPFSEGVWQVEFSTGEIQVYAAVISAHGISERPHCPAWAADVDPAIRVIHSKEWTGADGLEGKRVLVVGSGQSAADIAVDAARRALEVRWSVRTGHWIVPRRIGGMPGDVAASREPAVLGKLNDRIAETVLGRVAGDPSSVGLPKPAVSPLDDAVIISDEVLDRIREGRITPIAPVTGVRADGTVVYADESDYRPDLIVLATGYETGANHLPEDVVPRTAHGELDLFLGAFPRGRDDLVVLGQNRVSGGVLPILVEQADIAAYLMKAVRDSSPALTQFHRARAGSDSAVPVTTREQGGLLGRIGEKLGTAPLNRRAAESAPPATRNPADSAEGRLVPFVDRDRLLGRLRTVRSLFD, encoded by the coding sequence ATGTCCGAGCTCCACGACCAGGTCCCCACCCGCGAGAAGGTGCTGGTGATCGGCGCCGGTCCTGCCGGCCTCGCCGCCGCCGCCGCCCTGAAGGCACTGCAGGTGCCGTTCGACCTGGTGGACCGCTCCGCCCACGTGGGCGGCATCTGGGACGAGGACCGCGAGGACTCCCCCACCTGGCGCTCGATGGACATGGTCTCCTCGCGGCGCTTCACGCAGTACGAGGACATGATCCAGCCGGTGTCCTTCCCCGACTACCTGCGCCCTGAGCAGATGGGCAAGTACCTGCGCGCCTACGCCGCGCGCTACGACCTCACCGAGCACTTCCGCCCCGGCGTGGAGGTGCGCTCGGCCCGCCCCTTCTCCGAGGGCGTGTGGCAGGTGGAGTTCTCCACCGGCGAGATCCAGGTCTACGCCGCGGTGATCTCCGCCCACGGCATCTCCGAGCGTCCCCACTGCCCCGCCTGGGCGGCAGACGTGGACCCGGCGATCCGCGTGATCCACTCCAAGGAATGGACCGGGGCCGACGGCCTCGAGGGCAAGCGTGTGCTGGTGGTGGGGTCCGGGCAGTCCGCCGCCGACATCGCCGTGGACGCGGCCCGCCGCGCCCTGGAGGTGCGCTGGTCGGTGCGCACCGGACACTGGATCGTCCCGCGTCGCATCGGCGGGATGCCCGGGGACGTGGCCGCCTCCCGAGAGCCCGCCGTGCTCGGCAAGCTGAACGACAGGATCGCGGAGACCGTGCTCGGTCGCGTGGCCGGGGACCCCTCCTCGGTGGGGCTGCCGAAGCCCGCCGTGAGCCCGCTCGATGACGCGGTGATCATCTCGGACGAGGTGCTGGACCGGATCCGCGAGGGCCGCATCACCCCGATCGCCCCGGTGACCGGGGTGCGGGCCGACGGCACCGTGGTGTACGCGGACGAGTCCGACTACCGCCCCGACCTGATCGTGCTGGCCACCGGTTACGAGACCGGCGCGAACCATCTGCCGGAGGACGTGGTCCCCCGCACCGCCCACGGTGAGCTGGACCTGTTCCTGGGCGCGTTCCCGCGGGGCCGCGACGACCTGGTGGTGCTGGGGCAGAACCGGGTCTCCGGCGGTGTGCTGCCGATCCTGGTGGAGCAGGCCGACATCGCCGCGTACCTGATGAAGGCCGTGCGCGACAGCTCCCCCGCCCTCACCCAGTTCCACCGTGCCCGCGCCGGGTCGGATTCCGCGGTGCCGGTGACCACGCGCGAGCAGGGCGGTCTGCTGGGTCGGATCGGCGAGAAGCTGGGCACAGCCCCGCTGAACCGTCGTGCCGCCGAGTCCGCACCGCCCGCCACCCGCAACCCGGCCGACTCCGCCGAGGGCCGCCTGGTGCCGTTCGTGGACCGCGACCGTCTGCTGGGGCGCCTGCGCACGGTGCGCTCACTGTTCGACTGA
- a CDS encoding TA system VapC family ribonuclease toxin — MIIDANILLYAVDESAADHPAARSFLEEHLNGDVRIGLPWQSVASFLRIATHPRIMAAPLSGSEAAGFVDGWLSAPAAWMPDVTPASWSILRGLIEKHGVTGNLVPDAQLAALAVQYGVPVVSADSDFARFSEVTWLNPCTR; from the coding sequence ATGATCATCGACGCCAACATCCTGCTGTACGCCGTGGATGAATCGGCAGCAGATCATCCCGCCGCCCGGTCGTTCCTCGAGGAGCACCTCAACGGTGACGTGAGAATAGGGCTCCCCTGGCAGAGTGTGGCGTCGTTCCTGCGCATCGCGACCCACCCCCGCATCATGGCGGCGCCGCTGTCGGGCAGCGAGGCCGCCGGATTCGTGGATGGTTGGTTGTCGGCACCGGCGGCATGGATGCCAGACGTCACCCCCGCGAGCTGGTCGATCCTGCGCGGGCTGATCGAGAAGCACGGCGTGACCGGCAACCTGGTTCCGGATGCCCAACTCGCTGCCCTCGCGGTCCAGTACGGCGTGCCCGTCGTCAGTGCTGACTCCGACTTCGCGCGCTTCTCAGAGGTGACCTGGCTGAATCCCTGCACGAGGTGA